One segment of Acidimicrobiales bacterium DNA contains the following:
- a CDS encoding ABC transporter permease codes for MTGTPTSVTTSDRSRRRADRGTLWGLFALPGTVWLLVLFVLPFYALVCVAFGDIDPVFRNAVPAWNPLNWSFGNAGEVLGEIFGGSLRKVFLRTISYVVCAVVLSFLVGYPVAYYLARHAGRWRGLLLALMILPFWVNYLMRMLAWVNLLQVDGWVTRAFSVFGVQVNWLDGQPITVVLGLVYGYVPFLVLPLYAALERLDGRLLEAARDLGAGPGRTFHLVTIPLSRPGMLGAGVIIALPMFGDYYTNDMLSRSPATEMVGNQVDFYLNATTQPQKGAVLVLVLSALLVVLMSYYLVSTMRMQREIRA; via the coding sequence GTGACCGGCACCCCAACCTCCGTAACAACCTCCGACAGGTCACGACGGCGCGCTGACCGGGGCACCCTGTGGGGGCTGTTCGCCCTCCCAGGGACGGTCTGGCTACTGGTGCTGTTCGTGCTGCCGTTCTACGCGCTGGTCTGCGTGGCCTTCGGAGACATTGATCCCGTCTTCCGTAACGCCGTCCCGGCCTGGAACCCTCTCAACTGGAGCTTCGGCAATGCGGGCGAGGTCCTCGGCGAAATTTTCGGGGGGAGCCTCCGGAAGGTGTTCCTACGCACCATTTCCTATGTGGTGTGTGCCGTCGTCCTTTCGTTCCTCGTCGGCTATCCGGTGGCGTACTACCTGGCTCGGCACGCTGGACGGTGGCGCGGCCTACTCCTAGCCCTAATGATCCTGCCGTTCTGGGTCAACTACCTGATGCGGATGCTGGCCTGGGTCAACCTGCTACAGGTTGACGGCTGGGTAACCCGGGCCTTCTCGGTGTTCGGGGTCCAGGTGAACTGGTTGGACGGCCAGCCGATCACCGTGGTGCTGGGTCTGGTATACGGCTACGTCCCATTCCTAGTCCTCCCCCTTTACGCCGCCCTCGAGCGACTCGACGGCCGGCTCCTTGAGGCAGCCCGTGACCTGGGGGCCGGACCGGGCCGGACGTTCCACCTCGTGACCATCCCACTGTCGCGTCCCGGGATGCTCGGGGCCGGTGTGATCATCGCCCTGCCCATGTTCGGTGACTACTACACGAACGACATGCTGTCGCGGTCGCCGGCCACTGAGATGGTGGGGAACCAGGTCGACTTCTACCTGAACGCCACCACCCAGCCCCAGAAGGGGGCTGTCCTGGTCTTGGTGCTGTCGGCCCTTCTGGTCGTCCTCATGTCCTACTACCTAGTCAGCACCATGCGGATGCAGCGGGAGATCCGGGCGTGA
- a CDS encoding TetR family transcriptional regulator yields MEKSQGPGPAVEKRRIQILEATCTVMSKQGIASTRVGDVAKYLGISTGLVHYHFDTKDELLAAAFRHAAEKELEALRLLVNTDGTPRELLDIVVDNFFPASGFSSWRLWIEGWAVALRSESFRRTVMELDEAWVEVLADTLTNGVASGDFACVNPRDSAWRLACLIEGLAIQQVAHGGAINDVETRRLVADAIEAEIG; encoded by the coding sequence GTGGAAAAGTCGCAAGGACCCGGACCGGCCGTTGAGAAGCGCCGGATCCAGATCCTTGAGGCCACCTGCACGGTGATGAGCAAGCAAGGAATCGCCTCCACTCGGGTGGGCGACGTGGCGAAGTACCTCGGGATCTCGACCGGTCTCGTCCACTACCACTTCGACACCAAGGATGAACTCCTAGCCGCCGCGTTCCGGCACGCCGCCGAAAAGGAACTAGAAGCTTTACGGCTCCTGGTGAACACCGACGGAACGCCGAGAGAACTCCTCGACATAGTGGTCGACAATTTCTTCCCAGCCAGCGGCTTCTCTAGTTGGCGACTGTGGATCGAGGGCTGGGCGGTGGCGCTGCGGTCCGAATCCTTTCGACGGACGGTCATGGAGTTGGACGAGGCGTGGGTTGAGGTTCTCGCTGACACCCTCACCAACGGTGTCGCCTCCGGGGACTTCGCCTGTGTCAACCCCAGGGACTCGGCATGGCGGCTGGCCTGCCTTATCGAGGGCTTGGCCATCCAGCAGGTGGCCCATGGCGGGGCGATCAACGACGTCGAGACGCGACGCTTGGTCGCCGACGCAATCGAGGCCGAGATCGGCTAA
- a CDS encoding extracellular solute-binding protein, giving the protein MKNRRSEHRHPTTSASRAPVSRRQFLGGSAVAAGGLVLGPSILAACGSDGGSGTALKLARPDKPVTLPTVGDAVAAGKAHEGGTLQILNYVDYLNPDVVARFEETYGVKTAVTTYDTEEGALNKLRSGAFTPDLIIGMTDSVLSRLVAAELLQPLNHSYLSNFGNVIEGLRDPYYDVGAQYTTPYIIYSTGIGYRTDMDVDTSYFESGNGWDILWDSAYSGRLGILDSYRDVIGSVLHRNGEDINTGDQKVLNAALEDLREMSAATNPKIDILAYTEVPAGTRVVNQCWSGDMLLGVWYLPEDASWTELGYWQPDDMVTGNDVFCVARNAQRPVLAHEFINFFLDVDNALENFGWTGYQPALEALDAQTLIDWEYVPANLANALITPAQYAKGNRAVALEPDVDARWTDVWAKFTAG; this is encoded by the coding sequence ATGAAGAACCGCCGGTCTGAACACCGACACCCGACTACCTCCGCCAGCCGCGCTCCGGTCAGTAGGCGCCAGTTCCTCGGTGGCTCGGCTGTGGCCGCTGGGGGCCTGGTACTCGGCCCGTCGATCCTCGCCGCCTGCGGAAGCGACGGCGGTTCGGGCACAGCCCTGAAACTGGCCCGGCCTGACAAGCCGGTCACGCTCCCTACGGTCGGGGACGCCGTAGCCGCCGGGAAAGCTCACGAGGGCGGAACCCTGCAGATCCTCAACTACGTGGACTACCTCAACCCGGACGTGGTCGCCCGGTTTGAGGAGACCTACGGCGTCAAGACCGCCGTCACCACCTACGACACCGAGGAGGGGGCACTCAACAAGCTCCGCTCCGGTGCCTTCACGCCCGACCTCATCATCGGGATGACCGACTCCGTTCTGTCCCGGCTGGTGGCTGCTGAATTGCTCCAGCCCCTCAATCACTCCTACTTGTCCAATTTCGGCAACGTCATTGAAGGCCTCCGCGACCCCTACTACGACGTGGGTGCCCAGTACACGACGCCGTACATCATTTATTCGACGGGGATCGGCTACCGGACGGATATGGACGTCGACACGTCCTACTTCGAGTCGGGCAACGGGTGGGACATCCTGTGGGACTCCGCCTATTCCGGTCGCCTCGGTATCTTGGACTCCTACCGCGATGTGATCGGCTCGGTGCTGCACCGCAACGGTGAGGACATCAACACCGGCGACCAGAAGGTCCTGAACGCCGCCCTGGAGGACCTCCGGGAGATGTCGGCTGCCACAAACCCAAAGATCGACATCCTCGCCTACACCGAGGTCCCCGCCGGAACACGCGTAGTCAACCAGTGCTGGTCAGGTGACATGCTCCTCGGTGTCTGGTACCTCCCGGAGGATGCCTCATGGACCGAACTTGGCTATTGGCAGCCCGACGACATGGTGACCGGAAACGACGTCTTCTGCGTGGCCAGGAACGCCCAACGTCCCGTCCTGGCCCATGAGTTCATCAACTTCTTCCTCGACGTCGACAACGCCCTGGAAAACTTCGGGTGGACGGGCTACCAGCCGGCCCTTGAGGCCCTGGACGCCCAGACGCTGATTGACTGGGAATACGTCCCGGCCAATCTGGCCAACGCCCTGATAACCCCGGCGCAGTACGCCAAGGGCAACCGAGCCGTGGCCCTAGAGCCGGACGTGGATGCCCGCTGGACCGACGTCTGGGCCAAGTTCACCGCCGGCTGA
- a CDS encoding ABC transporter ATP-binding protein: MAVATGHVVLSDLEKRFDDVAVVRGIDLDIAPGEFFSLLGPSGCGKTTTLRIIGGFERPDRGSVWIDSEEVTDLAPEHRPVNTVFQSYALFPHLTVERNVAFGLRFQKVPTDEVATRVARALALVELSGLEGRRPHQLSGGQQQRVALARALILEPRVLLLDEPLGALDARLRKALQVELRSLQQAIGITFVYVTHDQEEALTMSDRLAVMDEGRLVQVGTPREVYEEPIDGSVADFLGVANLLDVEHLGGGRIQVGDRVLRATGDGPVGRCRVVIRPERVRLVEGEPDNGLPVVVERRVFTGATTQVHLRSGDLAFHALVANSGGVAGDGVTHAEMPVDALRLLAS; the protein is encoded by the coding sequence ATGGCGGTCGCCACGGGCCACGTGGTCCTCTCCGACCTCGAGAAGCGGTTCGACGACGTGGCCGTAGTCCGGGGCATCGACCTCGACATAGCGCCCGGCGAGTTCTTCTCCCTGCTCGGGCCGTCGGGATGTGGCAAGACCACAACGCTGCGCATAATCGGGGGCTTCGAACGGCCGGACCGGGGTTCGGTGTGGATCGACAGCGAGGAGGTCACTGACCTGGCGCCGGAACACCGGCCGGTCAACACCGTCTTCCAGAGTTACGCGCTTTTCCCCCACCTCACCGTGGAACGCAACGTGGCCTTCGGGCTGCGGTTCCAGAAGGTTCCGACCGATGAGGTGGCGACGCGGGTCGCACGGGCGCTGGCCCTGGTCGAGCTCAGTGGCTTGGAGGGTCGGCGTCCCCACCAGCTTTCCGGAGGGCAGCAGCAGCGCGTCGCTCTGGCCCGGGCCCTGATACTGGAGCCGCGGGTCCTGCTGCTCGACGAGCCGTTGGGGGCGTTGGACGCCCGTCTCCGCAAGGCCCTTCAAGTCGAGCTACGCAGCCTCCAGCAGGCGATCGGCATCACCTTTGTGTACGTCACCCACGACCAGGAGGAGGCGCTGACGATGAGCGACCGCTTGGCCGTGATGGACGAGGGCCGTCTGGTGCAGGTGGGGACCCCTCGGGAGGTCTATGAGGAGCCGATCGACGGCTCGGTGGCCGATTTCCTGGGCGTGGCCAACCTGCTCGACGTGGAACACCTGGGCGGAGGGAGGATCCAGGTTGGGGACCGAGTACTTCGGGCGACTGGTGACGGACCGGTCGGGCGCTGCCGGGTGGTCATTCGTCCCGAGAGGGTCCGGCTGGTCGAAGGAGAGCCAGACAATGGACTACCCGTTGTAGTGGAGCGGCGGGTTTTCACTGGCGCCACCACCCAGGTCCACCTCCGAAGCGGAGACCTGGCCTTTCATGCCTTGGTGGCCAATAGCGGCGGGGTGGCAGGCGACGGTGTTACCCACGCGGAGATGCCGGTCGACGCCCTCCGCTTGCTGGCCAGTTGA
- a CDS encoding amidohydrolase produces the protein MVNHDPKRGTIITGGPTYPLVKGHVGTVEAVRIDGRRLTHIGSLASARALGDAQEVDLDGRTILPGFVDAHTHPLMYGQCASWADLTSASSVDEVIKLLGEHARNEARSVAPIRGFGYDHHRLTEGRHPTALELDRVADDRTVTVMHVSGHGFSVNSHGLAEAGITAAVPTPPGGVIDRDEDGRPTGRVFDAACDLLTGPDGVKLGNHGPNLHLPDDPDDLASMLDDAQEAFLATGITTVGDCQVTEREMRAFLVARDAGRLALRVVMYVLSSHVDSLDRLGIESWLGNDHLSVGGVKHYADGALTGGTAYLPCGCGATHGHLYHGPGELEDLLVASATAGRQTATHAQGPEAIQLVLDALGRAPLRPDLRHRIEHCGFPSADQLTEMCRLGVVPVPQPTQVHLYGEGVRRDHPEVADGMYPSGRIAAAGLPVVLSSDAPVTRPCVMLSCWAAETRLTSAGRILGDENRITRAQSLTGYTVGGAHALRRDDVGSLAVGNPADLVLLADDPFTVAVDRLPDVTVLETWVDGHPAWTLTDGRTP, from the coding sequence GTGGTCAACCACGATCCCAAACGGGGCACGATCATCACCGGTGGACCGACCTATCCGCTAGTGAAAGGCCATGTCGGCACCGTCGAGGCGGTCCGAATCGACGGTCGCCGGCTCACCCACATCGGATCGCTGGCCAGCGCACGAGCCCTCGGCGACGCTCAGGAGGTCGACCTAGACGGCCGTACCATTCTCCCGGGCTTCGTCGACGCCCATACCCACCCTCTCATGTACGGCCAGTGCGCCTCGTGGGCCGACCTGACCTCGGCATCCAGCGTCGACGAGGTGATCAAACTTCTCGGCGAACACGCCCGAAACGAGGCCCGCTCCGTAGCTCCGATTCGCGGCTTTGGCTACGACCACCACCGCCTAACCGAGGGTCGGCACCCCACGGCCCTGGAGCTGGACCGGGTAGCTGACGACCGGACGGTCACCGTGATGCACGTCAGCGGCCACGGATTCTCGGTAAACAGCCATGGGCTGGCCGAGGCCGGTATAACCGCGGCGGTGCCCACCCCGCCCGGTGGCGTCATCGACCGTGACGAGGACGGACGGCCCACCGGTCGAGTATTCGACGCCGCCTGCGACCTGCTCACCGGACCCGACGGGGTGAAACTTGGAAACCACGGCCCCAACCTCCATCTGCCGGACGACCCGGACGATCTGGCCAGCATGCTGGACGACGCTCAGGAGGCGTTCCTGGCTACCGGAATCACCACCGTGGGCGACTGCCAGGTCACCGAACGGGAAATGCGGGCATTCCTCGTCGCTCGGGACGCCGGGCGCCTCGCGTTGCGCGTGGTGATGTACGTCCTGTCCAGTCACGTCGACAGCCTGGACCGCCTGGGGATCGAGTCGTGGCTAGGGAATGACCACCTATCGGTCGGCGGAGTCAAGCACTATGCCGACGGTGCCCTGACTGGGGGCACCGCCTACCTACCGTGCGGCTGCGGAGCCACCCACGGGCACCTGTACCACGGTCCGGGCGAACTGGAAGACCTGCTGGTCGCCTCGGCCACTGCCGGTCGTCAGACCGCCACCCACGCGCAAGGACCTGAGGCCATCCAACTGGTGCTGGACGCTCTAGGCCGGGCCCCACTGCGCCCCGACCTCCGGCACCGCATAGAGCACTGTGGCTTTCCGTCTGCCGACCAGCTAACCGAGATGTGTCGGCTCGGAGTAGTCCCGGTCCCACAGCCAACCCAGGTCCACCTTTACGGAGAGGGTGTGCGCCGCGACCACCCCGAGGTGGCCGATGGCATGTACCCCTCAGGACGGATCGCCGCGGCCGGCCTCCCCGTCGTGCTGTCCTCGGACGCCCCGGTGACTAGGCCATGCGTGATGCTGTCCTGCTGGGCAGCTGAGACGCGTCTGACCTCCGCGGGACGGATCCTCGGCGACGAAAACCGGATCACCCGGGCACAATCCCTCACCGGCTACACGGTGGGCGGAGCCCACGCTCTGCGGCGAGACGACGTCGGGTCACTGGCCGTCGGGAACCCCGCCGACCTCGTGCTCCTGGCCGACGACCCGTTCACTGTCGCCGTTGACCGTCTCCCGGACGTAACCGTCTTAGAGACCTGGGTCGACGGTCATCCCGCCTGGACCCTCACCGACGGCCGCACGCCGTGA
- a CDS encoding cupin domain-containing protein codes for MTVDGHGEWQGPHMDPIGSAERRVANRFEAEFVPFIVDGEPSPGEWILQLDGSYPLGGGFHVYRMDPGTRTTPHEHTCDEQFLMLEGELIDHDGHAYRPGDLVLLAAGTRHDSRTETGCTLAVFIATTEENLVD; via the coding sequence GTGACCGTAGACGGGCACGGGGAGTGGCAGGGGCCGCACATGGACCCCATCGGTTCCGCCGAACGGCGGGTGGCCAACCGGTTCGAAGCCGAGTTCGTCCCGTTCATCGTCGACGGGGAACCGTCGCCCGGCGAGTGGATCCTGCAGCTCGACGGGTCGTATCCGCTGGGGGGCGGCTTTCACGTCTACCGCATGGACCCGGGCACGAGGACCACACCCCACGAGCACACCTGCGACGAGCAATTCCTGATGCTGGAGGGCGAGCTGATTGACCACGACGGCCACGCATACCGGCCGGGGGATCTGGTGCTGCTGGCCGCAGGGACCCGGCACGACTCGAGAACCGAGACCGGATGCACCCTCGCCGTCTTCATTGCTACGACAGAGGAGAACCTGGTCGACTGA
- a CDS encoding aromatic ring-hydroxylating dioxygenase subunit alpha, translating to MSTAMKPTLRGEDYRSPAIYDADLESVFHRRWCYVGRSERLAHVGDRLVIDVGAESVLVLRNRDGDLQAYYNVCRHRGSQLCDASGSGFGAAITCPYHAWSYSLDGELVATPNVAKEELDRMAFPLHRVAVESWQGMLFVSLATDPPPLVDWLAEHSDEILSFERLQLDRLRLGRLETSTVAANWKILVENYAECLHCPQIHPELVEIIPLHQQGDVIDEGRNDGGAWLAEGANSFTADGTAPLPVIATMTPDDARSYLSAFVYPNLFVDITGTSVILTRLIPRGPARTDYEIEYLFEPSAVESDDFDPSAVCDFSNLVLAQDNAVCERTQRGVSSRSFDRGMFAARDSLCWDFTQQYLADLAAES from the coding sequence GTGTCCACGGCGATGAAGCCCACATTGCGGGGGGAGGACTACCGGTCTCCCGCCATCTACGACGCCGACCTCGAGAGCGTCTTCCACCGGCGGTGGTGCTACGTCGGTCGCTCCGAGCGGCTCGCTCACGTGGGCGATCGCCTGGTGATCGACGTCGGCGCTGAGAGCGTCCTCGTACTCCGCAACCGGGATGGAGACCTACAGGCCTATTACAACGTGTGTCGGCACCGGGGTTCGCAGCTGTGCGACGCCAGCGGGAGTGGCTTCGGAGCGGCGATCACCTGCCCGTACCACGCTTGGAGCTATTCGCTGGACGGCGAGCTGGTGGCGACCCCGAACGTGGCGAAGGAAGAGCTCGACCGCATGGCGTTCCCACTCCATCGGGTCGCGGTGGAGAGTTGGCAGGGGATGCTCTTCGTCAGCCTGGCTACCGACCCTCCGCCATTGGTGGACTGGCTGGCCGAACACAGTGACGAGATTCTGTCGTTCGAGCGATTGCAGCTGGACCGCCTCCGGCTTGGGAGGCTGGAGACCAGCACGGTGGCCGCCAACTGGAAGATCCTGGTGGAGAACTACGCCGAGTGTCTCCACTGCCCGCAGATTCACCCCGAACTGGTGGAGATCATCCCCCTCCACCAACAGGGTGACGTGATCGACGAGGGCCGAAACGACGGTGGCGCCTGGTTGGCAGAGGGGGCCAACAGCTTTACTGCCGACGGCACGGCCCCACTCCCGGTGATCGCCACCATGACGCCAGACGACGCACGGTCCTACCTCTCGGCGTTCGTCTACCCGAACCTCTTCGTCGACATCACCGGTACCAGCGTGATCCTGACTCGGTTAATCCCCCGGGGTCCGGCGCGGACCGACTACGAGATCGAGTACCTGTTCGAGCCCTCCGCAGTTGAGTCTGACGACTTCGACCCCAGCGCGGTCTGTGACTTCAGCAACCTGGTCCTGGCCCAGGACAACGCGGTCTGCGAACGCACCCAACGGGGGGTGAGCTCGCGCTCGTTCGACCGGGGGATGTTCGCTGCCCGGGACTCACTCTGCTGGGACTTCACCCAGCAATACCTCGCCGATCTAGCCGCAGAGTCGTGA
- a CDS encoding ABC transporter permease gives MSGRRSRNPWRRPIGLATWTWAYVLWMFLPVAIAVLFSFNGGRSRSVWQGFSLRWWTGEPNASLLHDETLHSALRNSLVLALLTMLVATPIGITLAIGLARWRSRTASGANWLMLVPLVTPEIVMGASLLLVFTSLYTGIPLGRPAQLLGHVTFSISYVVVVARGRLLSIGRDYEEAARDLGASQFQALRLVLLPLLAPAIFAGFVIVFAMSIDDFVISAFLSSGAGSETVPVRIYSAVRTSSTPALNALASFLVASTLVALALGATVMSWFRRRRGTKESALADLTSVGI, from the coding sequence GTGAGCGGCCGACGAAGTCGGAACCCGTGGCGGCGGCCGATCGGCCTTGCCACCTGGACGTGGGCCTACGTGCTTTGGATGTTTCTGCCGGTGGCCATCGCCGTCTTGTTCTCGTTCAATGGTGGGCGCAGTCGCTCCGTCTGGCAGGGCTTCTCGCTGCGCTGGTGGACCGGGGAACCTAATGCCTCGCTTCTCCACGACGAGACACTGCACAGTGCCCTGCGCAACTCGTTGGTTCTGGCTCTCCTCACCATGCTGGTGGCCACCCCGATCGGTATCACTCTGGCTATCGGCCTAGCTCGATGGCGGTCCCGGACGGCCAGCGGCGCCAACTGGTTGATGTTGGTCCCGCTCGTCACCCCCGAGATCGTGATGGGTGCCTCGCTGCTGTTGGTCTTCACGAGCCTGTACACCGGAATCCCGCTGGGACGGCCAGCCCAGTTGCTAGGCCACGTGACCTTCTCCATTTCGTACGTGGTTGTGGTGGCCCGCGGCCGGCTCCTGTCGATAGGACGGGACTACGAGGAGGCGGCTCGGGACCTGGGCGCTAGCCAGTTCCAGGCCCTCCGCCTGGTTCTCCTCCCGCTGCTTGCCCCGGCCATCTTCGCCGGTTTCGTGATCGTGTTCGCCATGTCGATCGACGACTTCGTAATCAGCGCCTTCCTGTCCTCGGGGGCCGGGTCGGAGACGGTGCCTGTCCGGATCTACTCGGCCGTGCGGACCAGCTCTACGCCGGCGCTAAACGCCCTAGCCTCGTTCCTCGTCGCCTCCACGCTGGTCGCCCTCGCCCTCGGAGCCACCGTCATGTCATGGTTCCGGCGTCGTCGCGGCACCAAGGAGTCAGCGCTGGCCGACCTCACCTCAGTCGGCATCTGA